One region of Sebastes fasciatus isolate fSebFas1 chromosome 1, fSebFas1.pri, whole genome shotgun sequence genomic DNA includes:
- the gli1 gene encoding zinc finger protein GLI1 has protein sequence MPVDMQPHQGLYHYETSPSQPSRGLLPSDQSPYSDVSPLRAPHLNGPPQDCRAMYNPMTPTMTHGSGPGQGIGHCMDQYMRPPQAPPPHSMMGHRGMPPTEGGNSTPYCNQNNMMSSHHNFCQIQPGSDQIGSVDGSRFSTPRSMLKLSKKRALSISPLSDASVDLQTVIRTSPNSLVAFVNSRCHPNGASSYGHLSVSAMSPSLGYSSNINCQSRQQGSMYGGGMGTPLGGHTPGPCQASRLPPHNPRLHAPPKHGHLKTEPGLGGVMDGLNLKSLEERSEGDVGSPSSTGTQDPLLGLLDGRDDLDKDDGKPEPEAIYETNCHWESCSKEFDTQEQLVHHINNEHIHGEKKEFVCHWQECSREQRPFKAQYMLVVHMRRHTGEKPHKCTFEGCNKAYSRLENLKTHLRSHTGEKPYVCEHEGCNKAFSNASDRAKHQNRTHSNEKPYVCKIPGCTKRYTDPSSLRKHVKTVHGPEAHITKKHRGDTGPRPIGSAMTPGGQSSELLLEKEETRREDCKLLAPETALKSQPSPGGQSSCSSERSPLGSANNNDSGVEMNLNAAGSLEDLTALEDGVAGGGAEPVGVGTMGMSAQALKRLENLKIDKLKQIRRPTPPGRCANNKLPALPGPGENMGMCAPSPLLSNRRVMELSNHELGGGTSVGCSSNDRRGSGTSSLSSAYTVSRRSSMVSPYLSSRRSSDVSQMGGTGGGGCHLLGPEQSGGDPLSPETNRRGAPCPGGGGLPGLPNLTPAQQYSLKAKYAAATGGPPPTPLPNMEQPGTPGRRGGVLSEYQGQPLPPFLQQGGPRRHSANTEYGTGVIYPHQAPGNNSRRASDPVRSVADPQALPKRFNSLNNVAMMGRRNALQHRGSDTSLSRHLYSPRPPSITENVMMEAMGMEPHLAPVDARDRSMMMPPGERSFIGYQQQHQTLGGVGGALGNQLSPTHDSLSCPDQGYMQGHYQNQGVEVASRAGGNPMGQARPINPEGMSNTLLQQAEYSMSTCQLSPSGPHYPSIGQGGDAGGPWSDSHSQIQTSNHALQNQRGMQYSNPGLQPQQTQAHFNNQTGLYNSPDGTHKLTIKPEQQFHPGMGGGNACQSAKLQQQRMLLQQTQGYPQQTGQVLVRNSNNPSCDFQGQNQNSFPSGGGLSLGCAGTALSDGQRSETPMVQVKEMMVRNYVQSQQALMWEQQQEQQQQSGIKAPPVSVNMDMSAQTAMMQHSPQQQNQNLYSSQPYPSYPNQNLVMSPPAHSRGPSSATHKDQQLTGLQGSCYGQEMVVPRPPQGRKPLSRQNSLSQVGAGYLGSPPHLSPVHSTTSPRRAVRLPPVQHPQHQQNEMFSPSNNNNMYYSGQINMDMDKHMDPQNGPCLNQQHSMGSNLDPTGGTKPAPMTPYPESGPISNALENLDLDNARIDFTSIIDDAESSSFSPINNPLQGQPGSSSQASSRLTTPQTSVTLASGSGLSNMAVGDMTSMLTSLAGENKYLNTLS, from the exons CCTACTCCCATCGGACCAGTCTCCCTACAGTGATGTGTCTCCGCTGCGCGCCCCACACCTCAACGGCCCTCCTCAGGACTGCCGCGCTATGTATAATCCCATGACTCCCACTATGACTCATGGATCAGGCCCAGGACAGGGAATCGGCCACTGCATGGATCAATACATGAGGCCCCCTCAGGCCCCACCGCCACACAGCATGATGGGCCACCGGGGCATGCCGCCCACAGAGG GTGGCAATAGCACCCCCTACTGTAACCAGAACaacatgatgtcctctcatcaCAACTTCTGCCAGATTCAGCCTGGCTCCGATCAGATTGGCTCAGTCGATG GCTCTAGGTTCTCCACACCTCGCTCCATGCTGAAACTGAGTAAAAAGAGAGCTCTGTccatctctcctctgtctgatgCCAGTGTAGACCTGCAGACGGTGATCCGGACATCACCCAACTCCCTGGTGGCCTTCGTCAACTCTCGCTGCCACCCTAACGGGGCCAGTTCTTATGGCCATCTCTCTGTGAGCGCCATGAG CCCATCCCTCGGCTATTCCAGCAATATAAACTGCCAATCCAGGCAACAAGGCTCCATGTATGGAGGAGGCATGGGGACGCCTCTAGGTGGACACACACCAGGTCCCTGCCAAGCTTCCCGCTTACCCCCCCACAATCCACGGCTGCACGCTCCACCCAAGCACGGACAC ctGAAGACAGAGCCAGGGCTGGGAGGTGTGATGGATGGCCTGAATCTGAAGAGCCTGGAGGAGAGGTCAGAGGGAGACGTGGGCAGTCCTTCGTCCACTGGTACTCAG GACCCTCTCCTGGGTCTACTGGATGGCAGAGATGACTTGGACAAGGACGACGGGAAGCCTGAACCAGAGGCCATCTATGAAACCAACTGCCACTGGGAGAGCTGCAGCAAGGAGTTTGACACACAAGAACAGCTAGTTCAT CACATCAACAATGAGCACATCCACGGAGAAAAGAAGGAGTTTGTGTGTCACTGGCAGGAGTGCTCTCGAGAACAGAGGCCTTTCAAAGCCCAGTACATGCTGGTGGTTCATATGCGcagacacacaggagagaaGCCACATAAGTGCACT ttCGAAGGCTGTAATAAGGCCTACTCTCGTCTGGAGAATTTGAAGACCCACCTGCGCTCTCACACCGGAGAGAAACCATATGTGTGTGAACATGAAGGCTGCAACAAGGCCTTCTCCAATGCTTCAGACCGGGCCAAGCATCAGAACCGAACTCACTCCAATGAG AAACCTTATGTATGTAAGATCCCCGGTTGCACTAAGCGGTACACAGATCCGAGCTCTTTACGTAAACATGTGAAGACGGTGCACGGCCCTGAAGCCCACATCACCAAGAAGCACCGTGGAGACACAGGACCTCGACCCATTGGTTCAGCTATGACTCCTGGAGGCCAGAGCTCTGAACTGCTGCTGGAGAAAGAGGAGACACGCAGGGAGGACTGCAAACTGTTGGCTCCCGAGACTGCTCTG AAATCCCAGCCAAGCCCTGGTGGTCAATCATCCTGCAGTAGCGAACGTTCTCCACTGGGGAGCGCCAACAACAATGACAGCGGGGTGGAGATGAACCTAAATGCAGCTGGCAGTCTGGAGGACCTCACAGCACTGGAGGACGGAGTTGCAGGTGGAGGAGCGGAGCCAGTAGGTGTAGGAACAATGGGAATGTCAGCACAGGCTTTGAAGAGGCTGGAGAACCTGAAGATTGACAAGCTGAAGCAAATCCGCAGGCCGACCCCTCCTGGCCGCTGCGCCAATAACAAGCTACCTGCACTTCCTG gtccaGGTGAGAATATGGGAATGTGTGCACCTTCTCCGCTCCTCTCAAATCGACGAGTTATGGAGCTGTCCAATCACGAGTTAGGAGGTGGCACATCGGTTGGCTGCTCTTCTAATGACAGGAGAGGAAGCGGCACCAGCAGCCTAAGCTCTGCATATACCGTCAGCCGCCGGTCCTCCATGGTGTCTCCTTACCTGTCCAGCCGGCGCTCCAGTGATGTCTCACAAATGGGAGGAACGGGAGGGGGAGGATGTCACCTCCTTGGCCCAGAGCAGAGTGGGGGAGACCCCCTCTCTCCTGAGACCAATCGCAGAGGAGCTCCAtgtcctggaggaggaggactgcCAGGTCTTCCTAATTTAACACCCGCCCAGCAATACAGCCTAAAGGCAAAATACGCTGCAGCAACTGGTGGACCGCCACCTACTCCTTTACCCAATATGGAGCAGCCAGGTACTCCGGGCAGAAGAGGAGGTGTTTTGAGTGAGTACCAGGGTCAGCCTCTGCCTCCCTTCCTTCAACAAGGTGGTCCACGTAGGCACAGTGCCAACACAGAGTATGGCACTGGTGTTATCTACCCTCACCAGGCTCCAGGTAACAACAGCAGGCGAGCCAGTGACCCGGTTCGATCGGTAGCAGATCCACAAGCCCTCCCCAAGCGCTTCAATAGTCTTAATAATGTAGCTATGATGGGCCGAAGGAATGCGCTGCAACACCGCGGCTCTGACACCAGTCTTTCCCGCCACCTGTACTCCCCTCGGCCACCTAGCATTACAGAGAATGTAATGATGGAGGCCATGGGTATGGAGCCCCACCTTGCCCCCGTTGATGCCAGGGATCGGTCCATGATGATGCCCCCTGGAGAGAGGAGCTTCATTGGATACCAGCAACAGCATCAAACTCTTGGAGGAGTTGGAGGTGCTCTTGGAAACCAACTGTCTCCAACCCATGACTCCCTGAGCTGCCCAGACCAGGGTTACATGCAGGGGCACTACCAGAACCAGGGAGTGGAAGTCGCTTCCAGGGCTGGTGGCAATCCAATGGGCCAAGCGAGGCCTATTAACCCAGAGGGCATGTCTAATACACTTCTCCAACAGGCCGAGTACAGTATGAGCACCTGCCAGCTCAGTCCCTCGGGCCCCCATTACCCCAGCATAGGCCAGGGTGGAGATGCTGGAGGCCCTTGGAGTGATTCCCATAGCCAGATCCAAACTTCCAACCATGCTCTCCAGAACCAGCGAGGAATGCAGTATTCAAATCCTGGCCTGCAGCCTCAACAGACACAGGCCCACTTCAACAATCAGACAGGCCTCTACAACAGTCCTGATGGGACCCACAAACTCACCATCAAGCCTGAGCAGCAGTTCCACCCCGGGATGGGAGGTGGAAATGCCTGTCAAAGTGCAAAGCTCCAACAGCAGCGGATGCTACTCCAGCAGACCCAGGGTTACCCGCAGCAGACAGGCCAGGTCCTGGTGAGGAACTCTAACAATCCCAGCTGTGACTTTCAAGGGCAAAACCAGAACTCCTTCCCCAGTGGAGGGGGCTTGAGCTTGGGCTGTGCTGGCACTGCGCTCTCAGATGGGCAGAGGTCGGAAACCCCCATGGTACAGGTGAAGGAGATGATGGTGAGGAACTATGTACAGTCACAGCAAGCGCTCATGTGGGAGCAGCAACAagaacaacagcagcagagtgGAATAAAAGCTCCTCCTGTATCTGTTAATATGGATATGAGTGCCCAGACAGCAATGATGCAGCACAGTCCACAGCAACAAAACCAGAATCTATACTCCAGCCAGCCCTATCCGTCCTACCCCAACCAGAACCTTGTCATGAGCCCTCCGGCCCACAGCCGAGGGCCCAGCTCTGCGACACATAAAGACCAGCAGCTGACAGGTCTCCAAGGTTCATGTTATGGCCAGGAGATGGTGGTCCCCAGGCCCCCTCAGGGACGGAAACCTCTCAGCCGCCAAAACAGCCTGTCACAGGTAGGAGCAGGCTACCTGGGTAGCCCGCCCCACCTCAGCCCTGTCCACTCCACTACCAGCCCCAGGCGAGCAGTCCGACTTCCTCCAGTTCAGCATCCACAGCACCAGCAAAATGAAATGTTCTCTCCTTCcaataacaacaacatgtaCTATTCGGGTCAGATAAACATGGATATGGACAAACACATGGACCCCCAGAATGGACCTTGTCTCAACCAGCAGCACAGTATGGGGTCCAACCTGGACCCGACAGGTGGCACAAAGCCTGCCCCAATGACTCCCTATCCTGAATCTGGCCCCATCTCCAATGCCTTAGAAAACCTGGACCTGGATAATGCTCGGATAGACTTCACCTCCATCATTGATGATGCTGAGTCTTCCTCATTCAGCCCAATAAACAATCCCCTTCAGGGTCAGCCAGGGTCTTCCTCCCAAGCCTCATCCCGCCTCACCACCCCCCAGACTTCTGTCACCCTAGCTTCAGGCTCGGGTCTGTCCAACATGGCTGTAGGCGACATGACGTCCATGCTTACCTCGCTGGCTGGGGAGAATAAATACCTGAACACGCTGTCTTAG